The DNA region TTGTTTGAGCCGATATGATTCCCTTTAACTTCAATGACTtctcaaaatgacaaaaattacATAAGAATTATTAATTGACTTCTATGATTAGGTTGACAAAAATTAAACTAATTTCTCTATGTGGGTTAATAGTAAGAGGACAATGAATCTCTGACACTGTTCAGTTCCCACACTTCCTCTCTACAAgtcatcaaaataaaagtcaaataaaatgttTCTTGGATAAGACTAATGACTAAATAGCATATTTGGAGCGTATAGTTTAAGAGCatccagacaccagggggcgctAAACAGAACTATCatgattttttgttattttatatcccaaaacattttctgcaaataaaactttgcagaagatGAGATTGTCTTGATCTGAAGCTCCTCAAGACAACTTGACCACCTGAGTTGAACTCTAAGGGTTGGAAGTTTGTCAAATTAATGTGATATTATGTCACGACTGTAACCGTGACATGTGACTATGCGGGATGACCTCATCACAGACATTCAGGAGTGTTTTGGAGCTGGCGGCCTGACAGATGTTCTGCAGTAACCTGATGAGCTGCCAGAGAATCCAGCAGAGAAGTACAGTGAGTTTAAAACATCCTCACAGCAACATGTGGAGAGGAGAAATCCAGGACTTCTATGtataagtgtgtgtgagtgtatcaCACCAATGAGCTCACAGGACACAGGAAATGAGGTAGTGTCAGACTGAAGAGGTCGTCTGCAGGCAGCTGAAGTCGGGACTTCAGTATGAGTCAGAATATCAGGGCCTGAATAATGAGGTGAGCGTGTGGGGAAGCACGGAGAAGACTTTAATGTTGGAAACACTGCTTCATAAAACAAAAAGGCCTTGTGAGTCCAGCCAGCTGTACTTTGTACTGCAGAGGATCCTTGTGCAGCTTACACAGGGTGAGAAACCaaacagaaatatttacacTAGCCTCTAATAAATCGCTAATAATGCACTACTAAAATGCTAATAAAGCAGCTAGTGTAAATATTTATGTCGGTTTACCTGCTCCAACACTGTACTTGCTATTACAGTGTTCTCCTTTTTGcttcagagctgctttaatGCTTCATGGCTCAGATTCATCACGGTGCTGCAAATATTCCTCAGCGACTTTGGTCCATGTTAACATGATAGCATCGTACAATTGATCCAGACTTGTCAGCTGCATAGCAATGATGAgaatctcccattccaccaTGCGCCAGTGATGCTCTAAGGATTGGATCCATGCATTCGTGCTGTTCACACCAAACTCTGACTCGACCATCGAGACTCGTCAGAGCAGTAAGCATTTTGCCATCTTACAGTGTCACTTTTTGTTAGTCTGTGAGAATCATAGCTTGAAAccaagtcacttaaatcacctctCTTCATCGTTCTcgtgctcagtttgaacttcaacaggttgtCGTCACTCTTTCTCCACAGAACTAGGCAGAAATGATGCAAGCAGGAGGCTCATTAACTTATAAACCTCTATATAATCTTCTTTATAACCAGAGAAGTCCCCCACATTAGAGAATGTGAGTTTAAAAGACTATTTTTTGTCAATTTTGGAAAAATGAAGACTTTTACTATTAACAAACCAGCATTTTTAAACCCATTAAACAAGTCTGAGCTGACCTGAGCCAGGCGTCAGAGGCATGAAGTCCTTTTGGTCAGTAGTGATTGTTTTTCTGCTCGTGGGTTATTTAATGCCCAAGAGGATGCTCCACACTGTGACCTTTTCACAGTTTAACgattaaaattaaacaagaaAAGCATAAAATGTGTTGATATCACATAAGTGAGCCTGAAGGGCCGGGCTATTTATACTTTATCACATGACGTCAAGTTGTCACAGTTTCAAGATTCCCTGGAAGCACAGTTTTCCTTCATTAACCCCAGCTGGAACTGAATTTCATTTCTAAATCATCCTTGGTATGAACGTGTTTAGCACTTTAGGAAATGTCCTCAAAGAAAATGTAATCAGGAGTGCTTTTCCTACTGGGGGGTGTTCTGAGTGTTTCCTCTCTGCATGAGTCTGACCCTTTACATGTGACTTCACTTTggaaaaacagttttcacattttGGCAGCATCAGAAAAAGGGAGCAGACTTCTGGGTGAGGGGACATGTAGTGTTTCTCCTGCTGTCAGAATTAGTCCAGGTTTCATCCCAGCTGCTGTTTGTATTTCTGAATGACTCACGTGCTGTGTCTTCATCTCTGCTGCAAATCCGTTCTCTCCTTTTCATGTCAGCTCTTTTTTCATGTTCCCCTGCAGCTCCCTCAGGCCATTCCATGGGAAAAGAAACTTTTCCTGAGGCCCTGGGAGAAATCCAGCTATTTTAGGAAAACACGTCACTGCTTTGAGCTGGAGCCCAGAAACTCTCCCTGATTTccatcaccccccccccccccccccccacacacacacacacaaacacgcacccCTCCTCTGGACTTGTTGCACACGCAGTGTTTACCTTCCATGCTGTCACTGCTCTctcattataataattattgttgttgttgtttttgttgttgttattattgtttcctgtttattgttgtttcatgcacacacagcacagactCGCAGGTCGTGCACAACTTGTGGATGAGGGAGCTGCTGTGGAAACGTCAGCGCGGGTTTATGTGGAGCGGCTGCAGCGTGACATTGCAGAgcctgtctgtgtctgcccgTACACGCCGCCTGACAGGAGTGAGAGGGCGGGAGGAGGACGCAGCACGGATCCACAGGTATTCGTTCGGCTGCAAATTCTGAATGAAAAAGCGGATTTTTTGCCTGAAATTTGAGCGTTTTGCATGAAAAGTCTCGCGCTCTCTGTCTCCACACGTCTTCGCTGTGACTGCATGCGCGCTGTTTCAAACGTGACATCACGTCAAGGAATACACGGCAGCCCCTGTGATAACCTTGAGCCCGCGCCGCGCAGGACACAACAGGTTCGTTACGCACGCAAACTCTCTCAGAATCCCGCATCTCTGCGGTGTTCCCGGAGCTCTGTGCCCCTCTCGCGTTCAGCATGTGCGCGTGTTTGTTTCCCCCTCCGTGACggagcgtgcacacacacacgtcagcTCGGGGAGGGCAAAGTCTGCTTAAAATGCTGCGAGTGTGACGGCGGAATCCAGAGCACAGCGGCGCGCGGACGGACAGGTGAGCGCGGGGGGCGCAGAAGGACACGCGGAGGCTCGAGAGCCCCGAGGAGCGCGCGGGGATCATGACGGTGGTGCCCGCGGAGAACCTGGACGAGACCGTGGCGCTGGCCGCGCTGTCGGCCCAGGACGCGTGCGAGCCGGAGCGCGCGGACAGCCAGGACTGCTGCGAACGCGTGGTCATCAACATCTCCGGGCTGCGCTTCGAGACGCAGCTGAAGACGCTCGCGCAGTTTCCCGCCACTCTGCTGGGAGACCCGCGGAAGAGGATGCGCTTCTTCGACCCGCTGAGGAACGAGTACTTCTTCGACCGGAACCGGCCCAGCTTCGACGCCATCCTCTACTACTACCAGTCCGGGGGCCGGCTCCGGAGACCCGTCAACGTGCCGGTGGACATCTTCATGGAGGAGATCAAGTTCTACGAGCTTGGAGAGGAGGTGATCGAGAATTTTAAGGATGACGAAGGCTTCATTAAGGAGGAGGAGCGCCCGCTGCCCGAGAACGAGTTCCAGCGGCAGGTCTGGCTCCTGTTCGAGTACCCTGAGAGCTCCGGACCCGCCAGGGGCATCGCCATCGTCTCGGTCCTGGTCATTCTCATCTCCATCGTGATCTTCTGCATGGAGACGTTACCGGAGTTCCGCGAGGAGGCCAGGACGTTTGACGAGCACCTGGCAGCGAACGGAACAGTGCGCGCAAAGAAACCGAACCCTTTCACGGACCCGTTCTTCATCGTAGAGACGCTTTGCATCATCTGGTTTTCATTCGAGCTGCTGGTCAGGTTCCTCGCGTGCCCCAGCAAAGCCGCCTTCTTCAAGAACATCATGAACACCATCGACATCGTGGCCATCATGCCCTACTTCATCACGCTGGGACTGGAGCTCGCGGAGCACCAAGGGAACGGCCAGCAGGCCATGTCTCTGGCCATCCTCAGGGTCATCCGCCTGGTACGGGTCTTCCGCATCTTCAAACTGTCCAGACACTCCAAAGGACTGCAGATTCTCGGGAAGACGCTGCAGGCCAGCATGCGCGAGCTCGGACTGCttatcttcttcctcttcatcgGAGTCATCCTCTTCTCCAGCGCTGTGTACTTCGCGGAGACCGACGACCCGCACTCGAGCTTCAGCAGCATCCCGGACGCGTTCTGGTGGGCTGTGGTCTCCATGACGACGGTGGGCTACGGGGACATGTGCCCGGTCACCATTGGGGGGAAGATCGTGGGCTCTTTGTGCGCTATCGCCGGCGTGCTGACCATCGCGCTGCCGGTGCCCGTCATCGTGTCCAACTTCAACTACTTCTACCACCGGGAGACGGAGCATGAGGAGCAGTTCCAGTACACGCACGTGACCTGTGGACAGCAACAGCCGGCTTTCGGAGAGTTCAGGAAGAGCGACAGCAGGTCGAGCCTGTCCAAGTCCGAGTTCCTGGGCAGCGAGGACGCGGACTCCATCAAATACACCAACTGCAGCCCGCACAAAGCCCACAGCGGCAAACTCACCGACGTCTGAGCCGCAGCAGCACGCGCTCTGCTGTGACTGCACACCGGAGAGCTCCTtttttctgccatccaagacCCACGGAGAGGACCCACGTTTACCCCCGAAACCGTCTTCCATCACGCGCGTCACGAGCGGACAAACAGAAGCTTAGAAGTGATGAAAGAGCCAGCGGCAGCACTTTATCCAGACATTTGATTATTAACGTTTCTGTAGTGGAGctggtgacacacacacacacacacacacacacacacacacacacacacacacacacacacacacacacacacctgttaaAGCTCGGGGTGGATCAGATGATGCTTGTTGGAAAAAGCCGTTAACCTAAATTTAAAGTCCGACCCTGACGCCATGTTTGACCAGAATGTTCGTTAttactaaaacaaacaaacaacaacaaacagaaacaaacaatcAGGCTTCTGTGGGGAAAACTCCGAGCACGTGCTCCTTGTTATTGCCACGCAGACTGTGTGAGCGTTATGAAATCAACCTCAGTTTCTCTAATCCAACAGCGCCGCTGTGCGGACGAGCCGAGGCCCTGCGTGTCTCTCTGTGGATGCAGTTTCTATAGCAACCTTCCAGACTTTTCTGTATTGTCTGCCACAGGAATGAAAACACGCGGGCTGAGACCGCATAGGCCACAAAACCACCATGTTGTGGAAAAGCCTCCATGTTGTCTGAATCCACCGCTGAACATCACCTGCACCCCACACAGAGTCATGGTTCACCTGCcgtcagcacacacacacacacacacacacacacacacacacacacacacacacacacacacacacacacacacacacacaaacagtgatTCCGTTATTTTAGGCTTTAAAATGCTCACAAGCTCCCCCAGCTTCACATGAAGACGTTAAACTCtgtattttagttttaaaaaaatctaagaaTCTGAGAAGAGCCTCAAATCCTCGCCTTTAGCAGCTTATTAGAATAATATTAGtaatatttttgatgttttagAGCTCAACCAGTActgataaatatatataatatacataaAACTATTTAAGGAACAGTGACAGTATATCTGCTAACAATATTTTTGTGCTTTGgacagcagaagaaaaaacactttaCATTTGAAGCAAACATGAAAATACAGAGTGCGATTATTGTGTGGACGCACCGTGAAGCCAAAATTCTTTTAGTTTCAAATctaattttacatttcaatttTTCATAAGTTGCTtgtaacataaaaatattaaactgtGAAACcatcaaaattattttaaaacatgacaaattaaatccacacacaaagaaaactaaaattTAATTGAGTGAAATTCTCATAAATATAAAACTCAAagtcagaaaacaaacaaaaatttaaaagtcAAATATTCGAATTGAAGTTTTACTCACTTTTGATCACTTGATCAACTGTTATTACATATTGGCTGCATATGGCAGCACAAAAAGGACAAAATTAATGTCAAATTTCACATCACAACTCATTGTTCAGATGATAAGGTTGAAATATTTGGCAAACTCTCTGATTTTATGTGATTTCTGTTCCCCACTCtaattataaattaaaaaatattttcaaaaggaaaaaaatttaAGCACTTTCAATTTAATATTGAAGACTTGttgattaaaaaacatatacatacatatatattaacATAAGCAACTTAATATATATGTTAATATATATTAAGTTGCTTAATTTCAACACATAAAATTAAagccaaatgaaaacaaaaaattaacttgcataaatgtaaaacagcgattaatacatttttattacattttagcaCTTTAATGGAAATAATGTGACCCCAgaaaaaactgaagcacaaagaGTCACAATTTCATGGCTATTTCTTAAAATTTATTGAAAAATTATGAAAACTTGTGTTTCCAGTaagaaaactaaaattaaaggGGAATTTAAACCACATACACTCAgaagctttcaaaataaagtatttAGATGCAGCAAGATTGTAATGCCAGCTTCACATATgcaatttaaattattttggcACCTTTTTTCTTCCATACCCTGTGATAACGCGGTATTGGGCTGATAGCCAATATGCTCACTGAGCAGACATGTGTCACAGGTAATTATTAAAGTCCGTGTTGGAGCCTGTGGGGTCCCAGTCGGAGATCAAGGACTCTCTGGAAGTAAAAACAGCTCACCTGTACTCACCTGGACTCCAGGATGGACCATAAAATGGacctggaaacaaaaaaaaggagtttttaaatgacctgatggaataaaaacaaaacaaaaaagaaaaaaaaaatcccaggaGATGTTTTCACTGTGAACGTCTAATGGATTATTATCTGAGTGAAGGATGTTTAGATGGATTCATCGACGGATGGACGACCAGACTCCAAACAGAGGTAAGAAgaagttctctctctctctctctctctctcacacacacacacacacacacacacacacacacacacacacacacacacacacacacacacacacacacacacacacacacacacacctgtctggTATTGACTAGGCTGCTTTGAGGTATTCCTTGGAATCAGAAATAGGGTGCATTGTGTTATTTTGGCCACCCAGTGGCAGCAGAGCAAACCAAACAGAACCACCATATGTGGCTGTAAATGCTCCCTGTGcagcagctcctctctgactgtgtcttgtgtttgctgctttataaggcCACAGAATCTCCTCGGAGCTGCAGAGGTGATGATGACTCTGTATGGGTTTATTTCTTTAAGCAGAACTGACACTGCAACTAAAATTTGCTGCTAAAAACAGGGAGAGATGCCAGCTACTCATAATTAATACTGTTTTCCCAGTAATTATTCTGTAAAGACAAACAGAAGGAAACCTGTAGAAAGACTGCAAAAAGTCTGAAATAAAGCAAAACTATCATTCACAGGCTACGACTCCGTGAAGTATACAGAGATAAAACACATTGTGCTTCGGATGTCGGTCAGGCTGCTCTTTAGGTTCAGTTTACACATTACACTGACTGCCTGCAGTCTTGTTACCTCCTCGTGGCTTTGAGTCAGAGCTCAAGAAGGAAACTGATCTTTCATCATCCTGAAACACAATCAGTGTCATTTTCATCAGCAGCGAGTTTTAAAACGGAGCTTTTTATAAAAAATGAACGCATTGAGAGAGGTTTTTAGACTCAGGCTGTCCTGATGAGAAAGACTAATGCAAATATGacaacaaccacacacacacacgatcacaaagattaaaaatgatttaaaaatcatGACAAACAGATTCCAAACAGCCAGAAAATCATTTAATCTGACTTCAAAATGACTGCAGTCAGGGACAAAATGAGCATGAAGATGCAAAACACCAATAAAGATACACAAAAAACTCCAGAGTGACAGCAACAGCCGCAAGGAGATAAAGAAATGACTCGAGTTTGatgacaaagaaacacaaaatgattTCAAGGAGATGTAAGGTAAAAACTGAGGACTAaggaaaaaaactacaaaacagtCATACGATACTTAAAATCTGTTCAGAATAAGTAAAAAAACACATGTAGAATCTCCACAAAACAAAGAAGATTTTAGTTtacttattttttgtgtgtgttaaaaCAGAACACTGCATCACAGATCAGTGACAAACAGCACCACCATTATCCCTAAATACATTGAGAATTATTTAATGTGTACATCATGTAAATACAGGCAGTACAGGTAGGTTTAGTTTTAcaaaaaagagtttttctttaaatgtttaatgttgtcatccttatttcagttattatgtGTTTGGATCTTGattgttgtgtatgtgtgtgtgcgtgtgtgtgatgtctCAGTAGTTACCAGGCCACCATGACTGAGACTGTTGTTCCGACTGGATAACAGCAGGGTTCCTGGGACAGTGTGGGTAATGGGGCACAAACAGTTGCATCTCTGCAGTTAAATGCATAATGTAAATGTTGAGTTTACTTTCTGAGAAGAATCTACAATTTAGGTTAGGTTTAGgttttataaagtgcttttaacttaaaatttgaCCTTTTTCAACACTGATCTACTCTTAGGTTCATCCTTCTTCGGAACTGTACACTGTAAAGCTGGTGTTACTCACCATCAAGTTAACATTACTATTTTTAGGAAAATAGTTTGcataattcaaattcaaatagaGCCAgcttatcatgttttacagtgaCATGGGCTGATGGTTTCGTCATCAGGGTAAACATAGTTATGGTGGATAAAATGCACAGAACAGGCGTTTTGTTGGGTGATGATATAATGAATGTCACAGATATCAGAGCAGAGCACGTAGTGTAAAAACAAACTCCAGTGTATTCAAAGTCAGCAGATTTTTAGCTCGTCCAGTTGAAGGAGTGATGAGCTCCCAGGAATCACTCCTCTGGTCAGAATGTAATCAAACATACACACGAGGATCGGTTAAATGTCAAGGTCAAATCAGTCTTACTATTTCTTTTAATTCTCATTAGTTTGTGCAAAACAACCAATCAGTGACAAAAAAGCCTTAAATGaaaaatttatttctgtgcttcACACATCACAGAAACCTGTGAATTGTGATGGATCTTGAGCCCAATGAGCTCCTTGGTCCTGATGTTTTGCTTGGAATAAAAGATGTTTTAAGGTCTTTTTAGAGACTTTATGACAGCAACCAGAAAATGCACTACACCCATGAAGAGGCTGATCTTAAGTTCAGTTTGCTTTAACCTTTGAACTTCAAACAGGGGACGCGTGAACCATCAAGGTTGGTGTTTAGATTCAGTTCATGTCCAACTCTTTATTACTAACTAACACTTCATAGACTCTTCTGCCTTTTTGCAACTCCCAAACAGATTTTAAcaggaaagagagagcatatttctcctatactggcttctcttcattggctccctgttaaatccatcACTGAGTTTTTCTATATAAAGTCCTGAATCATCAGGCCAATCTTATCTAAACCTCCTGAGACTCTGGAGCTTCACATTGAGGCTTTCCTGCACCTTCATTGAGCTCAGCTGTGCTTTTTACATCTTCATATGAGaacataattaaaaaagaaagtatgTAACAACTTCCTGTTTAAGGATAAAGATGAGTTTTCGTACTCGTCAGATCCAAATAATCCCAAATATCCAGGAGAAAATAGGAATGCCAACgtttttgtatttacagcagAAAAGTTTCAAACTACAAAATGAGGAGAGATGCAATTTATCCTGCTGCTGTCCATCTGTGTCTGTTTTGATCAATCCTGGACTTCACTTCATGGTTTGAGGTCATAAACAGGCTGCAAAGCCAACATCACGCAGCACCTCTGTCGGCCTGCAGGTGGCAGCAACTGCTGGTCCCTGCAGTTGTTTGGACACCTCTGGACCTTCAGTGCATCCAAAACAGACTCACTTTAATCAGACCTCATTCACATTTAATAAATCTGTAATTTAATATGCACAAAGGCATCGATGAGAGACCTGTGACGGCAGGAAACATTAAAACCAGTTTATTTCAGCgctttattacatttaaatagGTCCTGCTTAATGCAGATTTTCCTTGTATTTCGTCGTTGTAACCTGTCAGTGTCCTCTCAGATTACTGCTGAGAGGTTAGTGTTATTAGCTGCCCTTTGGATCATCAGTCCTGGACTTTTTTCCATGGCTGTTCAGATCATTTCCATGTAAGTCAGTATGCAGAAATGTAGTAGACACAAACAGCTTTCATAAGGACTCGATTTTTTTCAGAACCTATAAATCGACTGAGTCCTTATGAAAtattttctcagttttattTGCAGACTGGATGTACTCGAGCGCTGCCTACAGTTTCTAAGAGCTAACGAGCTCACAGACAGAGTACGGGGAGCTGCGATTCAGGGATGTGTCCTGTAAATAAAAGCAGCTCACAACAgaccttttttatttaaagccGACCTGTTTGCAGCGTGTTGTGTGACCGGTTCACTGTTACGTAACGCAGCGTGTCACACGGAGAGCCAGAGAAATGACAGCTATAACAAGCATCGCGCTAACTGACTGCTCCTCCCTGGGGAGCATTTTTGGTTAGATTCCCTTCTTGTGACCTCACCccttcctccccctcctcctcctcctccctctgcatgtcctctcTGAACATATGCATGCAGCCGGTGCAGGCGGAGGTAAACAGGTTTCCCCTTGGATGACACGGACGGGGCAGAGTTACACTCTGACAGCTATTGTTAGCGTCTTTGTCAGCGCTGAGGGAATCTGTCCCGAAGCCTCGAGTGGCCTACAGCGAGGtacaacaccaccaccaccacccagcccactcctttttccacttcatgacagacaaacaggcaaaagcagcagcactgaGGTAAAGATGGAGGGAGGACAGCAGGAGTGAGAGCACGAGACAGAGGAGATTCATGCTGACAGGCAAaccagaagaacaaaaaaacccaataacGGAGATTAGCATGATTGGAAGATGTATACAGCAGCTGTTTCTCTGCTGGACCGGGCCTTGAATCCAGTTCATGTACAGAGCACTGCTAAAGACATTTTCTcagaaaagagtaaaaaaaaaaaagccaaaagaaTTCAAATTAAAGTCACTTGTTATAGTTTTTTATCattgattttaaaaacattgtttttatcATCAAAGGTTAGATTTAGATGAAGTGTTCATGTTGTCCTGTCTGCTTCCCCTCACCTCAGACAGTTTCGGCAGATTtccatttcaattcaattcagttttatttatccaacaccaaatcataacaacaacaacaacagtcaacAGTTATATTGTATTGCAAGGTAGCACCTACAATAAAGATGGCCACCCCTccgtgagcctggttctgctagaagtttcttcttgttaaaagggagtttttccttcccactgtcaccaagctTGTTCATAGGAGGTCATCTGCTTGTTTCTCTGTAATGTTGTTGGCTTTTTAGCTTACAATATAAATGTATTCCTATTGAAATATGTCAGTTTGCACATCAAGCTCACTGTCAGGTAAAAATACAGTGAACATGAACTAAGATATTTTTCACAATTATCGAATTTTTTATTTCAGACCCAAGTCAGTGTAAACATGATGAGTTAAAAGTGTAACTAATGAAATCACAGCACACAGAGCACAGTCGTCCGCATGACAGCAGGTAATTAAAACCatgtaaggaaaaaaaagtaacagcagcaacaacaacaataataataatagtaaagcTGTAGCTTTACAACTGCTTTGGTTAAAAAACACTGAACTGAATCTGCTGAAAAACTATGACTCCTATGCtcctggaaaaaaagaaatcatataCCATGTTGTGGTCTAAACTGTTTTTTGGGCATGAATGTTGCGTTCAGAATAAACTGAGGGCTGCTGCCTGAAGAATGTGAATGACCGGAAGGCTTGAACATGTATTTTTCCACCAAGaaatagttaaattaaaaaaaaaaacatgtgaaagAGCTTGGAGTTTGGCTGATAAAAGAGTAGAGTGATTGATGCTGTTTTACGCAACAGCTGTAAATCAATCAAATCGGTgaaatagaaaaaatagaagcagtAAAGAGTCCTCGATCTCCGGAGACTCTGTTTACAAAAAGGTGTCTGTCGCCCAATGATATTTGACACGTTCATTCAGGTGGAAGGTCGGTGTTATTTAAAGGCCTTATGTCACACACACTTGATGGATTACCGACACGAGGCCTTAAACTATCCAGAGCTCGGCAGCTGCTGAGCTCTGGGTGCCACGGTGACGGGTCACAACATCCACATAACCCCACACCGATCTGATTCAGCGCTGTTTGTATTCCTGCTGTCATTCAGACATCAACCTCAGCTGTCTGCAGTGCCCCCTGTAGTCTGTTTACATTTGACACAAGAGGCTCCATGAAAACTTCACCCACTAAACAAAGACGACACAAACTCACTCACTCTGTTCTGCTAATGTCCACCATATTCCGCTCAGTACAAGTGTAGCAGGTTGCTTTTTATCTTATTGATCTGTCTATTCAAGTTCTATAGCCCAGTGATCACTACACTCAGAGTTGTTCATTTGCACAGAGGCTTcaaaatgcataaataactgCCCGCTGGCTTTAACCTAGATGGCTGCAGAGTCGTGAGACCTGGGGATCTCTGAAGCTCCTGAGACTCTGAtgtctttgatttttctgataTTTCCTCAGAGTTTGTTTGTGATACTTTGAGCATGAAACACTTTAAGGAGCCTCCCTCAAAAGGGCCTCAAACTCACTTTCAGCTCTGCTAAAAGCACCAGCTGACCTTTTAATATGATAAACATATAACCTGAAGTACCGCGAGAACACGGGCTTGATGACGGTTAATGAAAATTGACCTTGTGTAATTTGTTTCTACTTTTAGTTGAAATGTGTCATCCATGTGGTTCTGTGATGTTTACCAGGGGAAGTACTGAGCAGTAAAAAGTGAGGTGAGATGGAATTCAGACAGAGAACATGTGCCACAGGTCTTCAGACAGGGGTGGGACAGCTTTAAAAAGGGTAcatcgccccctgctggttgGATAAAGTACTATTTAAAGGCTGATGAGAATATATAAGACTCATATGATCATCCTAACTGTTGTGAACAGACATGCTAGTACATGCTAAGTAATGAAAGGCTCAGGTTTtgtttgggcatttttaatcagtTGTGCTTCACTGTATGCTTTCCTCACACTATAAACTTTAATATGAGCAGTAGATTgggctctgtgtgcgtgtgtgtgtcatctAGGACAGGTTAGGATTATATTAGTGCCACATATGTTGCATTAGAAAGGTTCAGAGTTAATGCTGGGTGAAGTCTGGGTTAGAATTCACTGAGAAATGGGTCAGAGTCAAGTCAGGGTTGGGACAGGGCTGCAGTGAGTTCAGACTCAGACCTG from Pelmatolapia mariae isolate MD_Pm_ZW linkage group LG17, Pm_UMD_F_2, whole genome shotgun sequence includes:
- the LOC134615655 gene encoding shaker-related potassium channel tsha2-like, which translates into the protein MTVVPAENLDETVALAALSAQDACEPERADSQDCCERVVINISGLRFETQLKTLAQFPATLLGDPRKRMRFFDPLRNEYFFDRNRPSFDAILYYYQSGGRLRRPVNVPVDIFMEEIKFYELGEEVIENFKDDEGFIKEEERPLPENEFQRQVWLLFEYPESSGPARGIAIVSVLVILISIVIFCMETLPEFREEARTFDEHLAANGTVRAKKPNPFTDPFFIVETLCIIWFSFELLVRFLACPSKAAFFKNIMNTIDIVAIMPYFITLGLELAEHQGNGQQAMSLAILRVIRLVRVFRIFKLSRHSKGLQILGKTLQASMRELGLLIFFLFIGVILFSSAVYFAETDDPHSSFSSIPDAFWWAVVSMTTVGYGDMCPVTIGGKIVGSLCAIAGVLTIALPVPVIVSNFNYFYHRETEHEEQFQYTHVTCGQQQPAFGEFRKSDSRSSLSKSEFLGSEDADSIKYTNCSPHKAHSGKLTDV